GATTCTGATGATGGTGATGCTCCCAAGAGTAAGGATCTGGAAGGAGTTTTGGGTATGGAATCAGCTGTTGTGATTATAGATGATTCTGTGAGGGTCTGGCCGCATAACAAACTGAACTTGATAGTTGTGGAACGGTAACTATATGCTTCGATTTAAGATATAATAATCCTTGGTACTTTGATGGGCTTGCTTGCCTTGTTACCCAATGCTTATGTATAAGTACTTTTGCAGTTATACGTACTTTCCTTGTAGCAGACGACAATTTGGGCTTCTAGGTCCTTCTCTACTCGAGATTGATCATGACGAGAGACAAGAAGATGGGACTTTGGCATCCTCATTGTCGGTGAGGATGCTGTTCATATCTGTTCACCTGCTTCTCTGGTTCATTGAGAGTAATCAATTATCTGTTGTTTTGTCTGTATAGGTTATTGAGAAGATACATCAGATCTTTTTCTCCCATCCCTCCCTAGATGAAGCAGATGTTAGAAATATTCTAGCCTCTGAGCAGCGGAAGATTTTGAACGGTTGTCGTATAGTATTTAGCAGGGTGTTTCCAGTTGGTGAGGTCAATCCTCACCTACATCCGCTGTGGCAGACAGCTGAACAGTTTGGTGCTGTGTGTACCAACCATATAGATGACCAGGTCACCCATGTAGTTGCCAATTCCCTTGGAACTGACAAGGTATTGTTTCTCACATAATCTCTGCCATGAGAACCAATTACTAAGACTTGATATATGATTTTCGGGCTTTCCCAGCTTCTCTTGATTCccggaaaagaaagaaagagagaataaCCCAAAACTCCGACGCCTCTTCCAgaaaatcctttaaaatataaaaataaaaacttatagAAATCTTATTTCAGTGTTTTTCTCAGCTTCCTTTTCTGCTACGTTCTTTTGGGTTGAGGCGTGACATTAATTATTTGAGCAGGTGAATTGGGCTATTTCTTTGGGAAAATTTGTTGTCCATCCTGGCTGGTGAGAAATTATATCTTGTTTGCTCATATTTGTTATCTTTGTCATCGTTGATTTCTTTGCATGTAGGATTTGACATGGGTTTCCTTGTCCTAATTAACCAGGGTGGAAGCATCAGCTTTGCTTTATCGGAGGGCAAATGAGCAGGATTTTGCCATTAAACCATAAACAATCACCACCCTAACCCTTCCGATAACTAAAACTGATTGACATAGAATCAAGAATCGCATTGGAGTCGGGATGAAAACCTTAGATTATGTTGAGAGCAGCAAAACCCTAGACCTGACACTGCTTGGCCTCGTTTTGATTCTGTGATTCATGCTTTCCACCCATTAATTGGCAGTTGCACCTCAAATTGCCGAGGTTTCGCTTTCATGGTCGATTTCATTGTGAGAAGAGGAATGAGGTGGTAAACTCTTGCTCGAGCTTTGGTGGCTCAGTTCGGGCTTGGTAGTTCTGGTTGGGTGTTGAGGTGCCTCCCTGTCACATTTTGTTCCCGATTAAGTAAGAGAAGGTTGCCAGACGTGGTCACTTCGCGGACGAGGATGGTAAAAGGCAAGTTTTCGAGATCCAAAACGTAAAATAAGAGATTGAAACCTAGTGATGGACCAATATGGCTCTGCTAGGAGGTAAATTTCGGAAACGGATGGTGCAGGTATGAAGGGAAAGGTGGTGGTTTGGGGTGGTGGGGATACAAAACTGTATCTGGGGTGCGAAAGAGCAAGTCTGGCAAAGGGAGAAATTGGTCAGTCGAAGCAGCATTTGGATATTTGGTAGTCAGCAGGTGGGAAAAATGGTTGGGCTGGTTGTGAAGGTGTCTGATTACAGTTAATCCTTCACCCTAATCACAGCTAACTAATGATTTAGCTATTGAATTTGCATCGACACCTAATTAACTTGgttttcaaagaaagaaaacatcaAGAATAAGCGAGTATACGGATTTTCATGCACACGAATTATGTTGCATAAGATTTCAGCCTGGATCGCCGTTTACTTTGTTTTAACATGTAAATCTCATTTTCTATCTCTCTCCTCACGTAACGTTTCTGAACCCTTACATATGAAAATCCGCTAAACTTAAGGAGGACTACTTGAGTTTTCTTTAGGCAGGAAGGTCCTTCGGGAATTCAGAGTTGCTTTTTATGTTAGAGTGATGCTGATGCCTAAAAGCTTATGAGGGTACTTCGAGTAGTAGTCAAGAATTCAATGAAATTACCATTTTTAGCACTCGCAGAACTTCTGCATGGTTGTAAAGGGTATGTGGACGTGAACTTTGCTTATTTAGCAAATAGCGATGATTGCCTAAACCTTACAGCATCATTATTTGAGAATGGTCCAAACTCCATTTTTGACAAggttatattttttaaactacttcAACTTGTTTAAAGACGGTTGAACAGCAAGTGATGAATTGACCTGGTGATTATAGTTTTCTTATCTAACTCAATGTTTAACATAGTAATATTACTTTTCATAATAGACGAACATAGTAATATTACTTATAATAGACGGAAAAAACAAGGGGATTGGGAAAAGGGTCGAATTTGGATATAAAAGACGAATGCACTGTCCTAGTCAATTAGCTCAACCCACATATACTAGGATACCCTATGAAGGATGTTTCTTGAGGTAGAGTCTCTTTATTTGGCTTGATCTTTTTATATTCTCAACGATCTGCATCTTAAACATAATAAATTCTCAGAGACAATTTAAGGGATCCACATTTAAGTCGATTGACTTCCCAAAATAACATGACTTCTTGAGACTTCTCAATTTCGGTCAATTTCACAATAATCATTccaaattaatttacaaattatCGAATTTAAGTGACATAATAATATGCTATtgtcaaaataataataataataaaatatatcgttAAATAAAGAACCTTTGATtcaataattattttgaatgtaCGGTTTTGATAATATCACACTAAACCAAATACCTAATTTTAACTtctaactaaaaaataaaagagcttttcataaataaaaatgcAATTTCTTGAAAATTGTAGATGTCAAAATCATACAATTTCACACTTAAAACTCAATTAAGAGTTAAGACGCGTCACATTCtcgaaaatattttattttttaagtccaTAAAATCAGGAGGATATTGACAAAGAGTGTTATAAGTCAATATAAATTCAAAGAGGGAGGAGGGTTTTTGGTTTGATAGCTCTGTAGAGCAAGCATATAGGTGGAGAAGACGATGGGTTCGATTTCAGGAGAGATGGTGAAGAGGCAGGAAGACCAGGCTGCCTCCTTTTCATGGTGGTGGGACAGCCATAATTGTCCCAATCAATCTCAGTGGCTTGAAGCTACTCTCTCAGGTTTAGTAATACGactccttttcttcttcctgaTCTAGGGTTTTGAGTATGAGCACCCAGTTAAATACACCAGTTTCTGCATGGTGtatctacacacacacacacatatatattgatTGATCTTCCGTCTTTGGATTAGGGTTTAAAGTTTAGAGAACTGTTAAAATAAAATAGTCATCGTGCactaattttaatataaaaattaatagaGAAAAGTGCATGGTGACTTGTTTAGGCTGCTAACAACATTTTCCTAATTTCTCACACGCCTCATAATACCAGTTTTTATTGTCGATATTCATTCTACACTATTTTGTGATCAGAAGTTTTATTTGAATCCATGTTTTGTATCTTTTGGCACTCTTTTTCAACACAAAATTATTCTCAGTTTGAATCCCTACTGATATGGATTTAGAGTGATAGAGGTCCGTAGTTATGGTCTTAGTATCAGGATTAATACCATCTCATGggatcacaaaaaaaaaatatagaaagaaAAGTAGTACACATGGGTTGAATTATTCATTTCCAACCTTTTAACCCAAGATATGGTATTATTGTTGCAGAGTTGAACGAAAAGACCAATCTCATGCTAAATATAATAGAAGTAGACGGAGATTCATTTGCAAAGAGGGTTGAGATGTTCTTCAAAAGGAAACCTAAGCTCATAAACTTGTTAGAAGACTTCTACAAGTCGTACCGATCGCTCGCCGAGAAGTATGATCAGCTTCGATCCGAACTGATTCAAGCCTCTCATCTGAGatcattttcttctttagaTTCCCTAAAAGTCCAAACCATGCAAAAGTGTGAGAAGGAAATCTCAAGTTACTTGAAAGACAAGTCTCTGAAGACACAGGTTGAGACAGACCAAAAATCCTACGAAGAATATATGGAAAAAGAGAACATTGTTCATGGCGTAGAATCTGATATTAATGTGGATGAAAAAGTGAAAATGTGGGACGAAAAGATTTCAGAACTCATCGAAGGAAATATGCAGCAGCAGGCTGAGTTGATAAGGAGAAACAAGGAGAAAAGTGAAACGATTGAAAGGCTTTTGTCTCAGGTGCTTAGGCTAACAGATGAGAACAAAAATTTGAGGAATCGTCTGATATGCCATGAGGATACTACTGATCATATAACTACAAGCCAAAACAAACCTCAATTTTCAAGGTCTAAGTCCAAAGGGCCATCTTTCTTTGGAAGGCTCACTGGATGCACTGGTACTTGATCTTAATTGGCTATTTTTCAACTTAATTAATTAGCGTTTAAGTTTTCAAATGTATCTATTTATATGTATTCATAATACATATGTTTTCGACTAAATTATGACATTATTAGTTTTTATTTCGGCACCTTATAAAGAATATGTTAATGTTTTGATTTAGAGCTTAGAGGGCTGGAATATTGTTTTACCTGtctgttttgttttgtgagAAGAAATGCAATTGTAACACCTTTACGTGGTGTACTACTCACATCAGTTATAGCTTATCTTTTCAATGTTGAAGAAGGACCCAAGTTCCATTTTTCTTCCCCCATTGATAGAAACAAAACATTCCTAATTACGTTGTGATCAGTCAAGGAGTCCTAGTCCATAAAAGGTTATGATAATTCAGATTTGCTAAGATACGAGGTTTAGTTACCCCAAAAAAGTTGTAGGCCTAAATAGGCAAAGTCATCCGGGATAAGTTCCAAGTATCCTAGTTCTAGAAGGGGTATCCAGGATAGAGCTCTATATAAAGGCATCATGTCCCCTCTTCAAAGGGCAAATTCTAAGTACTCGATCTCTCCTATACACTTTGTCTCAAAATACTTGATTGACTTAGGGTTTAGGGCTCTGGAGGACAATCTCGAGAGGTCATACCGCCGCTGAGAAGAATTCTATGAAGTATCTGATGCTAATGTTGGTGGGAAAGAAAATATGTGGAACGAAAAGATGTTGGGGCTGAGTAGATCAGGAGAAATACAAATGAGCGGATTTCGTTCGAGGTACAAAGGCTAACGAATGAGAACAGATTTTTAAAGTCTCACCTGGCAATCCATAACTTATTATTGAAGGCAAAACAAATATCAGTTTTCAAGGTCTAAGTCCATGGGGGCATCTTTTCAACTTAATTAAGTAGAGGCTAAGTTTTAGTTCCGGCACAGTATATCATATAGAATTTTGTTAATGTTTAGTTTTCGAGATTGAaataatttacttgtttttgtTTGGGCGGCCTTTGTTTTCTTTGGTCTTTCTTTTGCTAAGAACACCTTTTGGATCCGTTCATGGATCAAGTTCTACATTATAACGTCGTTTCTGTACTTAAAGCATCTCGTTAAAAACGAAGTTCAATTAAACTTTAAACCATAGAAAAGTTATTTATAGTTAATTACAAGAAAAACAAgttttgtatgtgtgtgtgtgtgtgtgtgtgtgtaaatatatatatatatatatatatattttttttttttttttttgttgccgATTTTACCTCCATTTAGTGTGAATGGTACATTTACCAGAAAACATGAATTTGGTGGTAACAGTTTTGTTAAAACATATTATCTGCATCTTAGGTgagctttcttttcttttcaagtttATGACTTGCGGTTAAAAATTTATTAGACTAGAGCTTGTGGAACATATCTTACGCTTCCTTGAAAACAAATTCTAGTTTAATAAATTCTTAGTGAAAGTCCTTTAGTTTACAGTGGTGTTTATGCAAATTTTTCTATCTCAAATATGATATTCAAATCACATATAAAACAAATTCAACCTCATTATCATATTTTcaatagggaattgttattagcactccaaaaatctcattgggcactccaaactttctataattagaaaaaaaaaatacacttgtgaggagtgtagaataagatttttggtgtgctaataacagttcccttttcaatatccaatccaaaaTTATGGTAACAAtcttacttttcttttcttatttatCCTTTCAAACTTAAAATCATTCCTCCCTCTATGGAGaaatttatttgtctttttACTTATAATTACCGTGTATTCACCGTacaaatattataattaaaacCATTCATTTTGTTTATTATCACCTAAAAActatatttacaaaaaaaaaatcatttagttTGGAGATCTTTTAGTCACCCATGTATGTCAAACCAATCGACAATTTTGATAAGAAGTAGCATTTTCATGAAGAATCATCAATTTGTTTGATGTATATGAATGACTAAATAATCTCCAAattgaataattttagagtaaattacataaaaacccctcaggtttgaggtctattataatctcatacaacatctttaaaacatttcactttcatacctcacgtactattttatttcaaaacaacacctccgttagat
The nucleotide sequence above comes from Malus sylvestris chromosome 16, drMalSylv7.2, whole genome shotgun sequence. Encoded proteins:
- the LOC126608839 gene encoding protein NETWORKED 4B-like, translated to MGSISGEMVKRQEDQAASFSWWWDSHNCPNQSQWLEATLSELNEKTNLMLNIIEVDGDSFAKRVEMFFKRKPKLINLLEDFYKSYRSLAEKYDQLRSELIQASHLRSFSSLDSLKVQTMQKCEKEISSYLKDKSLKTQVETDQKSYEEYMEKENIVHGVESDINVDEKVKMWDEKISELIEGNMQQQAELIRRNKEKSETIERLLSQVLRLTDENKNLRNRLICHEDTTDHITTSQNKPQFSRSKSKGPSFFGRLTGCTGT